The following proteins are encoded in a genomic region of Rattus rattus isolate New Zealand chromosome 2, Rrattus_CSIRO_v1, whole genome shotgun sequence:
- the LOC116891410 gene encoding protein FAM24A, protein MFDLRTKVMIGIASTLLIAAIVLITVVFCLYLKISKALKCAREIESCMDPTKAASEKMIRGKPIIADPCRPLQCCDNCSLFKDVGAMPPCFCGTNEGL, encoded by the exons ATGTTCGACTTGAGGACGAAAGTTATGATTGGTATCGCTAGCACTTTGCTGATAGCTGCAATTGTACTGATAACTGTCGTCTTCTGTCTTTACCTGAAAATATCCAAGGCCCTGAA ATGCGCAAGGGAAATTGAAAGCTGTATGGATCCAACCAAGGCGGCCTCTGAGAAGATGATCCGGGGCAAGCCCATCATTGCTGATCCTTGTCGTCCCCTCCAGTGTTGTGACAACTGTAGCCTCTTTAAGGATGTTGGCGCCATGCCACCTTGCTTTTGTGGCACAAATGAGGGACTCTGA
- the LOC116891409 gene encoding protein FAM24A-like — translation MFSSFDLRTIIMIIIGSGILAAMFLLTGVVLCLYSKIARALNPCGTGKELDDQLCSDPCKTTQDQIIRVNSLNADTCRPFHGSTIGLENCQPLQCFSACGTYEGANSLTPCLCNTKEGL, via the exons ATGTTTAGTTCTTTTGACCTCCGGACGATAATCATGATCATCATTGGTAGTGGGATCCTGGCAGCCATGTTTCTACTGACAGGAGTTGTGCTCTGTCTTTACTCCAAAATAGCCAGGGCTCTGAATCCATGTGG AACTGGAAAGGAGTTAGACGATCAACTCTGTTCTGATCCGTGCAAGACCACCCAGGATCAGATCATCCGGGTCAACAGCCTCAATGCTGACACTTGCCGTCCCTTCCACGGCAGCACAATTGGTCTTGAGAACTGCCAGCCCCTCCAGTGTTTCAGTGCATGTGGCACGTATGAAGGCGCTAACTCCCTGACACCTTGCCTTTGTAACACAAAGGAAGGACTCTGA